AAAGACAGCAGAACAATGTTTGTCACATCTTTGTCTGTCAGAACACCTGTCTGATATCTGTTTTGTCTTCAAAAGCCATAAAGATGTTAAACTTCCGGCGCATAAATTTGTATTGAGCATGCGCAGTCCCGTATTTGAAGCGATGTTTTACGGTACACTGGCAGAAGGAGGAAGTACAATATCTATTGAAGACATAGAACCTGAAACAACGAAGGATCTTCTGAGGTTGGTATCGTATACAGCAGGTGTTTAACTTATATTTCAACaaattacaaacataaaagtATAAGTTTTATTTACGAATATGTGTTTAGCTTATATTTGAATTAAGTACAAAGTTATAAAGTTATTTTACTAGCTTTAAGATTGTTCAATATCTCGGACCAAGTTATCATCGATATACGTTTAAAAGGCCAAAGTTATTTGACTTGAACCTGCTATTAATATCAAAAGATGCCGACTAATCTTGAATTATTCAAAAACTAGAATGGAACGTActgcagttaatatttttaaattagaaaaagtaTTATAATGTTTTACCTTTTAATTGTGACATATACAAAACTATATACATAACATGTAAAACTAAACGGACAAAAAGttgaaaattgtggtttcttatGACGCAATGTCCgtttgtaaacattattttattccGGCAGATATTTACTATCTTTCAGATTTGTGTATTTAGATAGCCGCAGCTGAATGGAAGTAACGTCTTACGCTGCTTGTACGACGCGTTGTCAATTTGTATTCATTGTTTATTTACTTTCTTTTAGATTTGTGTATTCAGATAAGCCGCAGTTGGATGGAAGTAACGTCTTACGCTGCTTGTACGCTGCAAAGAAATATGCACTAACGGGTCTTGTGAAACAATGTTCTTCTTTCCTTGAAAGTAACATTGATCCCAGTAACGTATGTTCGATCCATGAACAGGCTGTTTTCTATGAAATTAAACCCCTGCAAGAAAAATGCTTCGATTACATCCTAGAGAATGCATCTGACGTATTTTCTGCAGAAGGTTTTTCGAGCATATCTCATTCGACACTGCTAAATGTACTTAAACATGACGAATTGTCAGAGGATGAGGTAAATATCTTTAAGGCAGCGTTAAATTGGTCCAAACACAATTGCAAAGCAAAGAACATTTCTCCAGATGCAAACAATTTGCGGGAATGTCTCGGAGACGCATTGTATGAAATTCGCTTTCCGATTATGCCAATAGAGGAGTTTGCTATGGTTGTAACCCCAACTGGAATACTTACCAGCGAGGAGCAGGTTCAAGTTTATCAATACAATGCAACAAAAGGATCTACCCCGCTAGAAAACTTTGTTCATCGTGAAAGAACCAATATGTTTGTTACCATTGATTTGACGGACGACGTCAGTTCTCAATATATGTATTACGGATCTTACGATCGAACATACGGCGAAGGAAGTTTGCTCGAAATAAGCACAGATGAATATCACGCAGAAGACCTTGGAGATAAACAAACGCACAGGAAACTCGTGAAGATCAAACATATTTCCGGTTCATTTGTTGAAAACGTTAAAAGAATTACTGACCAAAATGGTGCTTGCGTTGCTAACTACAAAATAGCGGGAAACACAATAACATTCCAGAGTGCTTTAGCTATGACAAATGGTGGTGCTATAAGATTTCATGAAACAGAAAACGTTGACGAAGAGGAAGAAGAATATACCTATTTAAACTCATATAACTTGAGTCTAGTAAAAGAAATAAACGGTATTGCATGTTGCATTGGTAAAGTTCCCGTCGGTATAGAAACCATCTCCTTTGTTAAACGAAGAGCAATTTGATCGAGTGGACGATATCTTAAAATAGTAAAGTTTCGATTTGTTTTGTTGATTGTTAATGATTTGATGTATACGCATTAGTTTGTCGTAATCGCTTTCTTCGAAAAGCAGAATAGCGGGTGCAATATATctgtatgatataatgaactAATTTGCTAACCCGCCATTTGCTACATGCACATATTTAGAACATTACGGAAAGTACTTTTTGGAACTTAAGCATCCAATTAGACGACATGTTATCCATAATATATCAGAAtttcaaaaaataacaaataacgaAAAGacataatttgtatttgtttcattttacatcCACAttccacttttaaaaaataacaaagtacGAAATACTTACGTTTTTAAAAACGAATGAATGCCATATGTAAGAATATGGaggtttaaattttgatttatgcTCGAAAATATTTATTACGAATATACTGctcgtattttttttcaaaaagtaactTCAGTAATGTTTAAGATATTGGCCAAATAAACACCGATTAGCTGATTTGTTCGGTTTATATACTATCTATTGACAGGTTATTCTTCAGGTTATAATGTTTTAAACTGGGAAACGAATGTGCTGAACTTGATGTCACAAAC
This DNA window, taken from Mercenaria mercenaria strain notata chromosome 19, MADL_Memer_1, whole genome shotgun sequence, encodes the following:
- the LOC123543874 gene encoding BTB/POZ domain-containing protein 6-B-like, whose amino-acid sequence is MPRKRVATLGNAKSTKSLDKKSPMEDTDMDWRETKTAEQCLSHLCLSEHLSDICFVFKSHKDVKLPAHKFVLSMRSPVFEAMFYGTLAEGGSTISIEDIEPETTKDLLRFVYSDKPQLDGSNVLRCLYAAKKYALTGLVKQCSSFLESNIDPSNVCSIHEQAVFYEIKPLQEKCFDYILENASDVFSAEGFSSISHSTLLNVLKHDELSEDEVNIFKAALNWSKHNCKAKNISPDANNLRECLGDALYEIRFPIMPIEEFAMVVTPTGILTSEEQVQVYQYNATKGSTPLENFVHRERTNMFVTIDLTDDVSSQYMYYGSYDRTYGEGSLLEISTDEYHAEDLGDKQTHRKLVKIKHISGSFVENVKRITDQNGACVANYKIAGNTITFQSALAMTNGGAIRFHETENVDEEEEEYTYLNSYNLSLVKEINGIACCIGKVPVGIETISFVKRRAI